A single window of Podarcis raffonei isolate rPodRaf1 chromosome 9, rPodRaf1.pri, whole genome shotgun sequence DNA harbors:
- the FNIP2 gene encoding folliculin-interacting protein 2 isoform X1: MAPTLLQKLFNKRGGGGGSSSSSNNSASPCQAAKEGSAFSSHRDYPALTAGALVGSFCRSKGEGRNCFFCSWSSSGFDLNEIRLIVYQDCERRGRQVLFDSTAVHKIDETTVQDASGKTWGKGCQTTGGASAASPCSSSMDSRQNVSEDIPKYQYTRPASDVNMLGEMMFGSVAMSYKGSTLKIHYIRSPPQLMMSKVFSARVGSFCGSANSLQGSFEYMNQEPNLARLNSNPNSLGPCHSGSNLGVLQLCSNKLLHGVAEGGPLWLTRSASFFAAHSTPVDMPSRGQNEDRDSGIARSASLSSLLMTPLLSPSSSSSYHRRWIRSQRTSLENGIIPRWSTEETFSMADESCGLNPAMVRRKKIAISVIFTLPEKEEAQREFQDFFFSHFPLFESHMSKLKSAIEMAMITCRKIAETSQRVQVYISRVMDALGEFRITIWNLYSVPRIAEPVWLTMMSGASEKNQLCQHFLKEFTILIEQTSKNQFLAALLTAVLTYHLAWVPTVMPIDHLPIRASSEKRASQSVNMLAKSHPYNPLWAQLGDLYGAIGSPVRMTRTVIVGKRKDLVQRILYILTYFLRCSELQENHLTRSGQVGRGEQALIGGKISTTLEKGEVEDSDYVVVTVRNEPALISPSLPRRTGSAAAVGESCFEPACLKREHEGINAGQSSELPSCLPKAGSSKGLVEEAQKGKTVAGSEGVSRGCAKLEDLTTGMKDNNQCNAAGQLFCSERASQRYPQLERVTFQIGSSPSPVSDLEPTQKDLDETVGMPRSKSKSLCFLSSPVHATAQVQQEKSYFCLKPRARQKACKTRLPSALRLSCHPPVPSESKVKTAKPGTLGEAESTHFENLERVSHDCDSGSPADVQRSGQAVTEDVPCGDAGSKHPFRVEENMPRNESSDSALGESDDEGSAHIPDGQSLSSVNSRTEELSEVELALPRSNTISNQSVKHFGRSLLGGYCASYMPDLVLHGISNDEQLKQCLSAELSHAVNHPVLDEPIAEAVCIIADTDKWTVQVATSQRKITDSMKLGKDVLVSSQVSSLLQSILQLYKLNLPADFCIMHLEDRLQEMYLKSTMLSKYLRGQTRVHVKELGVVLGIESNDLPLLAAIASTHSPYVAQILL; the protein is encoded by the exons ATGGCCCCCACGCTGCTCCAGAAGCTGTTTAACAaaaggggcggcggcggcggcagcagcagcagcagcaacaactcagCTTCTCCTTGTCAGGCGGCCAAGGAAGGCTCTGCGTTCAG CAGCCACCGGGATTACCCTGCGCTCACGGCGGGCGCATTGGTCGGCTCGTTCTGCAGATCGAAAGGCGAGGGGAGAAATTGCTTCTTTTGCAG CTGGTCCTCTTCAGGGTTTGACCTAAATGAAATTCGCTTGATAGTCTATCAAGATTGTGAGAGGCGGGGCAGACAGGTCTTGTTTGACTCCACAGCAGTCCACAAAATTGATGAGACAACAGTTCAG GATGCTTCTGGGAAGACTTGGGGCAAGGGCTGCCAAACAACTGGTGGAGCCAGTGCAGCTTCTCCCTGTAGTTCTTCAATGGACAGTAGGCAGAACGTCAGTGAAGACATTCCTAAGTATCAG TACACCAGGCCAGCTTCTGATGTCAACATGTTGGGAGAGATGATGTTCGGTTCAGTAGCAATGAGTTACAAAGGCTCTACACTGAAGATCCACTATATACG CTCTCCTCCGCAGCTTATGATGAGCAAAGTTTTCTCTGCCAGAGTAGGCAGCTTCTGTGGAAGTGCAAATAG CTTGCAAGGTAGCTTTGAATACATGAATCAAGAACCCAATTTAGCAAGACTGAACTCTAATCCAAATAGTTTGGGCCCCTGCCACAGTGGAAGTAACCTGG GTGTATTGCAGCTGTGTAGCAACAAACTGCTGCATGGTGTGGCTGAAGGGGGGCCTCTCTGGCTCACCCGGAGTGCTTCCTTCTTTGCAG CGCACAGCACACCTGTTGACATGCCTAGCAGGGGGCAGAATGAAGACAGAGACAGTGGCATCGCTCGATCAG CTTCTTTAAGCAGCCTCTTGATGACTCCTTTGCTGTCGCCAAGCTCTTCTAGCAGCTACCATCGCCGCTGGATACGAAGTCAAAGAACAAGTTTGGAAAACGGCATTATTCCTAGGTG gtCAACTGAAGAAACTTTCAGCATGGCAGATGAAAGCTGTGGCCTCAATCCTGCAATGGTTCGAAGGAAGAAAATTGCCATCAGTGTCATTTTCACCCTCCCGGAAAAAGAAGAGGCCCAGAGGGAATTCCAGGATTTCTTCTTCTCTCACTTCCCCTTATTTGAATCACACATGAGCAAGCTGAAGAGCGCCATTGAAATG GCCATGatcacctgcagaaaaatagcAGAAACAAGCCAAAGAGTGCAAGTGTACATCAGCCGTGTCATGGATGCCCTGGGTGAATTCAG AATTACAATCTGGAACTTGTATTCAGTTCCAAGGATTGCAGAGCCTGTATGGCTAACCATGATGTCCGGCGCTTCTGAAAAGAATCAGTTGTGCCAACACTTTCTCAAGGAATTCACCATCTTGATAGAACAGACCAGCAAAAACCA GTTCTTAGCGGCTCTCTTGACGGCCGTGCTGACCTATCACCTGGCTTGGGTCCCCACAGTGATGCCAATTGACCACCTTCCCATCAGGGCCTCCTCTGAGAAACGTGCCTCTCAGTCTGTGAACATGCTGGCAAAATCTCACCCTTACAATCCGCTCTGGGCACAGCTTG GTGACTTGTATGGTGCTATAGGCTCACCTGTCAGGATGACGAGGACTGTAATTGTTGGGAAGCGTAAAGATTTGGTTCAACGCATCCTCTACATTCTTACGTATTTCTTACGGTGCTCTGAGCTGCAGGAGAATCACCTGACCCGGAGTGGGCAAGTTGGCAGAGGAGAGCAAGCCCTGATTGGCGGCAAGATCTCAACAACTCTGGAAAAGGGAGAAGTTGAGGATTCTGATTATGTAGTAGTCACTGTTAGAAACGAACCTGCTCTCATATCTCCCAGTTTGCCCCGGAGAACCGGGAGCGCTGCTGCTGTGGGAGAGAGCTGCTTTGAACCTGCCTGCTTGAAGCGGGAGCATGAAGGAATAAATGCTGGACAGAGTTCTGAACTGCCCTCTTGCTTGCCCAAAGCTGGCTCCTCCAAAGGACTTGTGGAGGAAGCTCAAAAGGGGAAAACGGTGGCTGGTTCAGAAGGTGTATCCAGGGGGTGTGCAAAATTAGAGGATTTAACAACAGGAATGAAGGACAACAACCAGTGTAACGCAGCAGGACAGCTGTTTTGCAGTGAAAGGGCTAGCCAGAGGTACCCTCAGTTGGAAAGAGTTACCTTCCAAATTGGAAGCTCCCCGTCACCCGTATCTGATTTAGAACCCACCCAGAAGGATCTGGATGAAACTGTAGGGATGCCGAGGAGCAAAAGCAAATCTCTGTGTTTCCTGTCAAGTCCAGTACATGCAACTGCCCAAGTCCAGCAGGAGAAATCTTACTTCTGTCTTAAACCACGTGCTAGGCAGAAAGCTTGTAAAACGCGACTACCAAGTGCGCTTCGGTTGTCATGCCATCCACCTGTCCCTTCTGAGAGCAAAGTCAAAACTGCAAAGCCAGGAACACTGGGGGAAGCTGAAAGCACACACTTTGAAAACTTGGAAAGGGTTTCTCATGACTGTGATTCAGGAAGTCCCGCTGATGTGCAGAGATCTGGCCAGGCCGTTACGGAGGATGTCCCCTGTGGGGATGCTGGAAGCAAACACCCTTTCAGGGTGGAAGAGAACATGCCTAGAAATGAGAGCTCTGACAGTGCCCTGGGAGAGAGCGACGATGAAGGTAGCGCACATATTCCAGATGGGCAATCTCTGAGCTCTGTCAACAGTAGAACAGAAGAACTTTCCGAAGTAGAACTTGCTTTGCCAag ATCCAACACAATCAGCAATCAAAGCGTAAAGCATTTTGGAAGGTCCCTTCTCGGTGGCTATTGTGCCTCCTATATGCCTGACCTGGTGTTGCATGGAATCAGTAACGATGAGCAGCTCAAGCAATGCCTATCAGCTGAATTGAGTCATGCAGTGAAT CATCCAGTACTAGATGAGCCCATAGCAGAAGCTGTTTGCATTATTGCAGATACAGATAAATGGACAGTACAGGTGGCCACAAGCCAAAGAAAGATAACCGACAGCATGAAGTTGGGCAAGGATGTCCTGGTCTCCAGCCAAGTGTCGTCTTTGTTACAATCCATTTTACAGCTTTACAAACTTAACCTTCCTGCTGACTTT TGCATTATGCATCTTGAGGATCGGCTACAGGAAATGTACCTCAAAAGCACGATGCTGTCTAAATATTTGCGAGGCCAAACGAGAGTCCATGTGAAAGAACTTGGAGTAGTATTGGG
- the FNIP2 gene encoding folliculin-interacting protein 2 isoform X2, whose translation MCGGPPKTSNSTGDQTEKGREIRGSSTALENSFSKARLNKAKKPLVVGKSSNYSKGVSGKLSKSWSSSGFDLNEIRLIVYQDCERRGRQVLFDSTAVHKIDETTVQDASGKTWGKGCQTTGGASAASPCSSSMDSRQNVSEDIPKYQYTRPASDVNMLGEMMFGSVAMSYKGSTLKIHYIRSPPQLMMSKVFSARVGSFCGSANSLQGSFEYMNQEPNLARLNSNPNSLGPCHSGSNLGVLQLCSNKLLHGVAEGGPLWLTRSASFFAAHSTPVDMPSRGQNEDRDSGIARSASLSSLLMTPLLSPSSSSSYHRRWIRSQRTSLENGIIPRWSTEETFSMADESCGLNPAMVRRKKIAISVIFTLPEKEEAQREFQDFFFSHFPLFESHMSKLKSAIEMAMITCRKIAETSQRVQVYISRVMDALGEFRITIWNLYSVPRIAEPVWLTMMSGASEKNQLCQHFLKEFTILIEQTSKNQFLAALLTAVLTYHLAWVPTVMPIDHLPIRASSEKRASQSVNMLAKSHPYNPLWAQLGDLYGAIGSPVRMTRTVIVGKRKDLVQRILYILTYFLRCSELQENHLTRSGQVGRGEQALIGGKISTTLEKGEVEDSDYVVVTVRNEPALISPSLPRRTGSAAAVGESCFEPACLKREHEGINAGQSSELPSCLPKAGSSKGLVEEAQKGKTVAGSEGVSRGCAKLEDLTTGMKDNNQCNAAGQLFCSERASQRYPQLERVTFQIGSSPSPVSDLEPTQKDLDETVGMPRSKSKSLCFLSSPVHATAQVQQEKSYFCLKPRARQKACKTRLPSALRLSCHPPVPSESKVKTAKPGTLGEAESTHFENLERVSHDCDSGSPADVQRSGQAVTEDVPCGDAGSKHPFRVEENMPRNESSDSALGESDDEGSAHIPDGQSLSSVNSRTEELSEVELALPRSNTISNQSVKHFGRSLLGGYCASYMPDLVLHGISNDEQLKQCLSAELSHAVNHPVLDEPIAEAVCIIADTDKWTVQVATSQRKITDSMKLGKDVLVSSQVSSLLQSILQLYKLNLPADFCIMHLEDRLQEMYLKSTMLSKYLRGQTRVHVKELGVVLGIESNDLPLLAAIASTHSPYVAQILL comes from the exons ATGTGTGGAGGCCCGCCAAAGACGTCGAACAGCACAGGGGACCAGACTGAAAAAGGAAGAGAGATTCGTGGTTCCTCTACCGCACTGGAGAACAGCTTTTCAAAGGCAAGGTTGAATAAGGCTAAGAAACCACTTGTGGTGGGAAAGAGTTCCAATTATTCAAAGGGAGTATCTGGAAAGCTATCAAAAAG CTGGTCCTCTTCAGGGTTTGACCTAAATGAAATTCGCTTGATAGTCTATCAAGATTGTGAGAGGCGGGGCAGACAGGTCTTGTTTGACTCCACAGCAGTCCACAAAATTGATGAGACAACAGTTCAG GATGCTTCTGGGAAGACTTGGGGCAAGGGCTGCCAAACAACTGGTGGAGCCAGTGCAGCTTCTCCCTGTAGTTCTTCAATGGACAGTAGGCAGAACGTCAGTGAAGACATTCCTAAGTATCAG TACACCAGGCCAGCTTCTGATGTCAACATGTTGGGAGAGATGATGTTCGGTTCAGTAGCAATGAGTTACAAAGGCTCTACACTGAAGATCCACTATATACG CTCTCCTCCGCAGCTTATGATGAGCAAAGTTTTCTCTGCCAGAGTAGGCAGCTTCTGTGGAAGTGCAAATAG CTTGCAAGGTAGCTTTGAATACATGAATCAAGAACCCAATTTAGCAAGACTGAACTCTAATCCAAATAGTTTGGGCCCCTGCCACAGTGGAAGTAACCTGG GTGTATTGCAGCTGTGTAGCAACAAACTGCTGCATGGTGTGGCTGAAGGGGGGCCTCTCTGGCTCACCCGGAGTGCTTCCTTCTTTGCAG CGCACAGCACACCTGTTGACATGCCTAGCAGGGGGCAGAATGAAGACAGAGACAGTGGCATCGCTCGATCAG CTTCTTTAAGCAGCCTCTTGATGACTCCTTTGCTGTCGCCAAGCTCTTCTAGCAGCTACCATCGCCGCTGGATACGAAGTCAAAGAACAAGTTTGGAAAACGGCATTATTCCTAGGTG gtCAACTGAAGAAACTTTCAGCATGGCAGATGAAAGCTGTGGCCTCAATCCTGCAATGGTTCGAAGGAAGAAAATTGCCATCAGTGTCATTTTCACCCTCCCGGAAAAAGAAGAGGCCCAGAGGGAATTCCAGGATTTCTTCTTCTCTCACTTCCCCTTATTTGAATCACACATGAGCAAGCTGAAGAGCGCCATTGAAATG GCCATGatcacctgcagaaaaatagcAGAAACAAGCCAAAGAGTGCAAGTGTACATCAGCCGTGTCATGGATGCCCTGGGTGAATTCAG AATTACAATCTGGAACTTGTATTCAGTTCCAAGGATTGCAGAGCCTGTATGGCTAACCATGATGTCCGGCGCTTCTGAAAAGAATCAGTTGTGCCAACACTTTCTCAAGGAATTCACCATCTTGATAGAACAGACCAGCAAAAACCA GTTCTTAGCGGCTCTCTTGACGGCCGTGCTGACCTATCACCTGGCTTGGGTCCCCACAGTGATGCCAATTGACCACCTTCCCATCAGGGCCTCCTCTGAGAAACGTGCCTCTCAGTCTGTGAACATGCTGGCAAAATCTCACCCTTACAATCCGCTCTGGGCACAGCTTG GTGACTTGTATGGTGCTATAGGCTCACCTGTCAGGATGACGAGGACTGTAATTGTTGGGAAGCGTAAAGATTTGGTTCAACGCATCCTCTACATTCTTACGTATTTCTTACGGTGCTCTGAGCTGCAGGAGAATCACCTGACCCGGAGTGGGCAAGTTGGCAGAGGAGAGCAAGCCCTGATTGGCGGCAAGATCTCAACAACTCTGGAAAAGGGAGAAGTTGAGGATTCTGATTATGTAGTAGTCACTGTTAGAAACGAACCTGCTCTCATATCTCCCAGTTTGCCCCGGAGAACCGGGAGCGCTGCTGCTGTGGGAGAGAGCTGCTTTGAACCTGCCTGCTTGAAGCGGGAGCATGAAGGAATAAATGCTGGACAGAGTTCTGAACTGCCCTCTTGCTTGCCCAAAGCTGGCTCCTCCAAAGGACTTGTGGAGGAAGCTCAAAAGGGGAAAACGGTGGCTGGTTCAGAAGGTGTATCCAGGGGGTGTGCAAAATTAGAGGATTTAACAACAGGAATGAAGGACAACAACCAGTGTAACGCAGCAGGACAGCTGTTTTGCAGTGAAAGGGCTAGCCAGAGGTACCCTCAGTTGGAAAGAGTTACCTTCCAAATTGGAAGCTCCCCGTCACCCGTATCTGATTTAGAACCCACCCAGAAGGATCTGGATGAAACTGTAGGGATGCCGAGGAGCAAAAGCAAATCTCTGTGTTTCCTGTCAAGTCCAGTACATGCAACTGCCCAAGTCCAGCAGGAGAAATCTTACTTCTGTCTTAAACCACGTGCTAGGCAGAAAGCTTGTAAAACGCGACTACCAAGTGCGCTTCGGTTGTCATGCCATCCACCTGTCCCTTCTGAGAGCAAAGTCAAAACTGCAAAGCCAGGAACACTGGGGGAAGCTGAAAGCACACACTTTGAAAACTTGGAAAGGGTTTCTCATGACTGTGATTCAGGAAGTCCCGCTGATGTGCAGAGATCTGGCCAGGCCGTTACGGAGGATGTCCCCTGTGGGGATGCTGGAAGCAAACACCCTTTCAGGGTGGAAGAGAACATGCCTAGAAATGAGAGCTCTGACAGTGCCCTGGGAGAGAGCGACGATGAAGGTAGCGCACATATTCCAGATGGGCAATCTCTGAGCTCTGTCAACAGTAGAACAGAAGAACTTTCCGAAGTAGAACTTGCTTTGCCAag ATCCAACACAATCAGCAATCAAAGCGTAAAGCATTTTGGAAGGTCCCTTCTCGGTGGCTATTGTGCCTCCTATATGCCTGACCTGGTGTTGCATGGAATCAGTAACGATGAGCAGCTCAAGCAATGCCTATCAGCTGAATTGAGTCATGCAGTGAAT CATCCAGTACTAGATGAGCCCATAGCAGAAGCTGTTTGCATTATTGCAGATACAGATAAATGGACAGTACAGGTGGCCACAAGCCAAAGAAAGATAACCGACAGCATGAAGTTGGGCAAGGATGTCCTGGTCTCCAGCCAAGTGTCGTCTTTGTTACAATCCATTTTACAGCTTTACAAACTTAACCTTCCTGCTGACTTT TGCATTATGCATCTTGAGGATCGGCTACAGGAAATGTACCTCAAAAGCACGATGCTGTCTAAATATTTGCGAGGCCAAACGAGAGTCCATGTGAAAGAACTTGGAGTAGTATTGGG